In the Aquimarina spinulae genome, TGCATCAGATGTAATAAATGGTACAGAAATTGCGTTTGACGACATTGCAACCCAATTGATAATAAAAAAACATTAAGAAGTATGGCAGAAGATATCAAAGTAAGGTACAGCGACGCTGATTTAGCGATGTTTAAGGAAATCATCGTAGAGAAAATGGAAAAAGCACAGAAAGATTTAGAATTAATAAGAAGTGCTTACAAAAATGACGGAAATAACGGTACAGATGACACTTCACCAACGTTCAAGGCATTTGAAGAAGGAAGTGAAACGATGTCTAAAGAAGCAAATACACAACTTGCAATTAGGCAGGAAAAGTTTGTACGCGATTTAAAGAATGCTTTATTACGTATTGAAAACAAAACATATGGTATTTGTCGTGTAACAGGAAAATTAATTAATCCTGATCGATTAAAACTGGTTCCGCATGCTACATTAAGTATCGAAGCAAAAAATATGCAGAGTTAAAACAAACAAATAATCTATAATTATAGATTTGACCTCACCGGTTTTTTAAACTAGTGAGGTCTTTTTTTTATCTTGTATGTAACCTTTTTAAAAAAACAAGGTATTAGTAATAGAACCCAACCAAAAGAGTAACATCTTGAAAAATCTAACTGACGAAGAATTAATGATTCTGGTATCCAATGGCAACCTGGATGTAATGAGTATCCTTTTTGAAAGATACCATATCAAAATCTTTAATTTCTTATTAAAAATGACGAGAGATCGAGAGATCAGCCAGGACATTACACAAGAAGTCTTCTATAAAGCAATTAAATATAGAACTTCTTATAAAAAAGGAAAGTTTTCATCATGGATCTATACCATTGCCAGAAATATATTTAGCGATCATTATCAAAGTCAAAAAACAGTCGCTCAACGTTTCGAAAATATTGAATATAAAATAGAGCAAAAAGAACAAGATCATATTGAAATAAAAGAGACTAGTGAAGAATTATACCGAGCATTAAATCAACTTAATAAAACCGATAAGGAGCTCGTTGTCATGAATAGGTATCAAGGAATAAAATACCAGGAAATAGCCGAGATTACAGGCTCTACAGCAGGAGCTGTAAAAACCAAAGTTCATCGGGCTATCCATAAATTAAAAGATTATTATTTACAAAACATATAATTGTTATGAACTGTAAAGACATACAAAATCAACTGATCGATTATATAGATCATAATCTGGATCAGGAAACATATGAAAAGGTAGAAGCACATCTCAAAAATTGTAAGCAGTGCAAAACAGCCTTACAAGAACTTCAAACCGTTTTTGAAGCCGTACATCATACTTCTTCTCAAGAACTTCCGGATAAAAGTTTACAAATGAACTTTGAAGAAATGTTGAGAAAAGAAAAAGAGATACTCAATGATCCTAAGATTGTATCCTTAAATCCAAAAACCAAAAGTTCATGGAAAACAGCTTTACAGATCGCTGCAACCATTGCACTTGTTTTTTCTGGGTATTTCTACGGAAAACTAGAAAACACCGCATCACTTTCTGAGGAAATGGCGGTATTAGAAAAAGAAAAATATCAAATGAAGCAAACGATGACCATTTCTTTAATAGAAAATGAATCTGCGAGTAAACGCCTACAAGCGGTAAACTATGCAGAGGAATTTGAAAAACCCGGAAATGATATCCTTAATGCTTTAATCAATAAAATGCATTATGACGATCATAGCAATGTGCGATTAGCTGCAGCAGAAGCACTGGCAAAATTTTCGGATTCTGAGATGGTTCGTAAAGCATTAATCAATGCCTTGGATATTGAACAAGATCCAGGTATACAAATTGAATTAATTCAAATATTAGTTTCTATTCAGGAAAAACGCGCAGTTCCTTCTATGGAAAAATTACTTCAGAATGAAGAAACACCCGATTA is a window encoding:
- a CDS encoding HEAT repeat domain-containing protein; translation: MNCKDIQNQLIDYIDHNLDQETYEKVEAHLKNCKQCKTALQELQTVFEAVHHTSSQELPDKSLQMNFEEMLRKEKEILNDPKIVSLNPKTKSSWKTALQIAATIALVFSGYFYGKLENTASLSEEMAVLEKEKYQMKQTMTISLIENESASKRLQAVNYAEEFEKPGNDILNALINKMHYDDHSNVRLAAAEALAKFSDSEMVRKALINALDIEQDPGIQIELIQILVSIQEKRAVPSMEKLLQNEETPDYVKDQVKIGLPNLI
- a CDS encoding TraR/DksA family transcriptional regulator, with product MAEDIKVRYSDADLAMFKEIIVEKMEKAQKDLELIRSAYKNDGNNGTDDTSPTFKAFEEGSETMSKEANTQLAIRQEKFVRDLKNALLRIENKTYGICRVTGKLINPDRLKLVPHATLSIEAKNMQS
- a CDS encoding RNA polymerase sigma factor; this encodes MKNLTDEELMILVSNGNLDVMSILFERYHIKIFNFLLKMTRDREISQDITQEVFYKAIKYRTSYKKGKFSSWIYTIARNIFSDHYQSQKTVAQRFENIEYKIEQKEQDHIEIKETSEELYRALNQLNKTDKELVVMNRYQGIKYQEIAEITGSTAGAVKTKVHRAIHKLKDYYLQNI